ATCGCGCGACAGAAAACCCAGAAGGCGTTCATCATTCCGCGCGACCAAAGTCCATCCATTGTCCACCAGCATTTGCGCAAACCCCTTTTCACTGGCGCGCGAATGCACACGGGGCATCCAATGCGTCGATGCGTTCCAGCCTGTCAGGATGTTGGCGATGGCGGGCACGTCAGATGTATTGGCCGGTGCGATGATCACAACCGATCCCCCAGCAAGAACTCGGCGGCCTTGTCCAGTCGGATATGCGGCGGGCCCTCACCAGGTTTCAGCGAGATCGCCGCCGGGGCGAAGCGCATGATCTGGTAATCGGCCTCTAGCCATTTCGTGTCGCCGCTGCGCGCGGGTTTCAAAAGCTGTGCTGGGTCTTCGGGAAGTGCTCCGGGATAGAACGCCGCCGTCTTGCCACTATCCAATAGCTGCCCACGCACGCAATCCAGGCTCTGCCCATCATGGTCCAAACGCTCTTCGGTCGTCGTGCGCAAAGCAGCCAGCGACATTGCGGCGGTTTTCGCTCCGGCAAAGTCGGCGCGATCGCGGGCATCGCGCAAAAGAGCCTCGGTGATGGCGGTCAAGCGGGGATGCTGGCTGTGGTGCAGGTGGTCGGCCTTGGTCGCGGCAAACAGAATTCGCTCGATCCGACGGCCCAGCAAAAGTGTGCTGAGGAACCCGTTCGTGCCGGGACGGAAGGCGGTCAGGATTTCTGCCATGGCACGGCGCAGGTCTTCGAGCGCCGCAGGACCGGAATGGATCGCGCCCAGCACATCCACCAGCACAACCTGCCTGTCGATACGCGAGAAGTGGTCGCGGAAGAAGGGTTTCACCACGCGGGATTTATAGGCCTCGAACCGGCGCTCCATCTCGCGCCACAGGCTGCGGCGGGGGATCGTGTCGGGTTTCGGCAGGGGTGCAAAGGTCAGCGCGGGGCTGCCCTCGAGGTCGCCGGGCAGAAGGAAACGCCCGGGGGTGCAGTCGCTATAGCCATCCTCGCGCGCGGCTTTCAGGTAATCAGCAAAAGAGGCGGCCAGATCCTTGGCTTGCACTTCATCCAGCTTCTCGGTCGGATCCGCGGTGCGAGCTTTCGCCAGAAAGCCCTGCGCTTGTTCGCGGGTATCGATGCGATCCAAGACCTGTGCGGCCCAATCGGAATAACTGAGGTCCAGCAGTGCCAGATCCAAAAGCCATTCGCCGGGATAATCCACGATATCCAAATGCACCGTGCGCGCCGAGCGTAGGCCACCCAGCAGGCCCGAAGGCTGGACGCGGAACGACAAACGCAGCTCGGAAATGGCGCGGGTGCTGTCAGGCCAATGCGGCGCGGGGCCGGTCATGGCCGACAGGTGTGTTTCATAGTCAAAACGCGGCACCGTGTCGTCAGGCTGAGGCTGCAGGAACGCACTTTGAATGCGCCCTTCCGACGCCGCAACCAGACCCGGCATCCGCGCACGGTCCATCAGGTTGGCCACCAAAGACGAGATGAACACGGTTTTGCCCGCCCGCGACAGCCCCGTTACGCCCAGCCGGATCACCGGCTCGAAAAGCGCCTCGCTTGTGGCGTCGCCAATCGCCTCGATCTGGCGGGTGACACTGTCTGCAATATCGCCAAGCCCCACGGCTGTCTCCTTCACTGCTCGACTTAAAGATAGGTTCGCAGGGCGCATTTCGCCAGAGGGGAGGTTTGGGCAGATTATCCCCGTGGTAGGGGGCGTTGCCCCTCGGCCTGCGGCCTCACCCAAGAATATTCCAGGCAAGATAATGCACGCGGAGAGAACTTGTCTGTGCGAGAGCAGCGGGGTATGCGGGGTCATGCCCAGATATGCGTTAAAAGTTGAATACCACGGAGCTGGCTTTGTCGGATGGCAGCGCCAGAAGGAACACCCGTCCATTCAGGGCGCGATTGAGGCTGCCTTGGCGAAGCTAGAGCCAGCCGAGCACACGATTGTCGCCGCCGGGCGCACCGATGCAGGCGTGCATGGGCTGGCGCAAGTTGCGCATGTCGATCTGACGCAGGACTGGCAACCCTTTCGCCTGTCTGAAGCACTGAATTACCATCTGCGCAATCATCGTATCGCCATCAACCAGTGCGTCGTTGCCGGGGACGATTTCCACGCCCGTTTCTCTGCGCGCGAACGGCGGTATTTGTTTCGGCTAATCTCGCGCCGCGCACCGTTGACCCACGAACGCGGGTTGGCGTGGCATGTGAAGCGCAAGCTGGATGCGGGTGCGATGCAGGCTGGTGCAGACAGATTGCTCGGCCGGCACGACTTCACCACCTTCCGGTCCACCATTTGCCAAGCTGAAAGCCCGGTGAAATCGCTTGATGAATTGCGTGTGGAAGAAATCGAACTGCCCAATGGAACAGAGTTTCGCTTTCATGTGCGGGCAAGATCGTTTCTGCACAATCAAGTACGCAGTTTTATCGGCACGTTGGAACAGGTTGGGGCTGGGTCATGGTCACCGGATGATGTGACAAAAGCGTTGGGCGCGCGTGACCGTTCGGCGTGCGGTCCGGTCAGCCCACCCCAAGGGCTTTACTTGGCTGGCGTCGGCTATCCAACGGATCCTTTCAAAAGCTAAGCCGCTTTGGCGACATCTGCGAAGGCCTGAAAACGTTGTGATCACGTGTGCGGTGATTGGTGATCGCGGTCGATCCCGTCTGTCAGGTCCATCGCGCCGTTCTTTGCCGGAACCAAGCGCAGTTGGTCATCGCGCGGGCCTTTCACAATCGCCTTCCGCCCATCCAATTCTGCCCGAATGGAAAGCGTGCTCTTCCCCCTTCCCGACGGCTCTGACATAATGCCCCAACAAAAAGAAATCCGAGCAGCGTTCAAGGCGACCGAATACATGAGCAACGACCTTCTGGCCGGCCAAGGCCCCGACGACTATGACGCCTCCTCAATCGAGGTGCTGGAAGGGCTGGAGCCCGTGCGTCAACGTCCCGGCATGTATATCGGCGGCACCGACGAACGCGCGCTGCACCACATGGTCGCCGAGATCCTGGACAACTCGATGGACGAAGCCGTCGCGGGTTTCGCCAACCGTATCGAGGTCACGCTGAACGCGGATTATTCCGTGACCATCACCGATAACGGGCGCGGTATTCCGATTGATCCGCACCCTAAATTTCCCGACAAATCCGCGCTTGAGGTCATCCTGTGTACGCTCCACGCGGGCGGTAAGTTCTCGGGCAAGGCATATCAGACCTCGGGCGGCCTGCACGGTGTTGGCTCGTCGGTCGTGAACGCGCTGTCGGATTCGATGGTGGTAAGGGTTGCCAAGAACAAAGAGCTGTTCGAACAGAGCTTTTCGCGCGGCATCCCGCTGGGACCGGTCGAGAAAATCGGCGCAGCCCCCAACCGGCGCGGCACCGAAGTAACCTTCCATGTCGACGAACAGATTTTCGGCAAGCACCGCTTCAAACCCAAGCGGTTGTTCACGCTGGTGCGTTCGAAAGCCTATCTGTTCTCGGGCGTCGAGATCCGTTGGAAATCGCATATCGAAGATGGCGAAACCCCGACCGAGGCCACGTTCCACTTCCCGGGCGGTCTGGCGGACTATCTGAAGGAAACGCTGGGCAGCGCGTCGATCTATGCCGACCAGCCTTTCGCTGGAAAAGTCGAATTTCGCGACCGCTTCAACGAACCCGGCTATGTCGAATGGGCGATCAACTGGACCCCGTCGCGCGATGGCTACATCCAGTCCTATTGTAACACCGTTCCCACGCCCGAAGGCGGCACGCACGTCACCGGTTTCTGGGCCGCGATCCTGAAAGGCATCAAGGCGCATGGCGAGCTTGTGGGAAACAAGAAGGCCGCGAACATCACCCGCGACGACCTTCTGACGGGTGGCTGCGCGCTGGTGTCCTGTTTCATCGCGGACCCTGCGTTCGTTGGCCAAACCAAGGACCGCCTGTCGACCGAGGCCGCCGCCAAGATGGTCGAACAATCGGTGCGCGATCACTTTGACAACTGGCTGGCTGCGGACACGAAATCCGCCGGTGCGATCCTCGACTTCCTTGTCCTGCGTGCCGAAGAACGCCTGCGCCGCCGTCAGGAAAAAGAGACCCAACGCAAGACCGCCACCAAGAAGCTGCGCCTACCCGGCAAGCTGACCGACTGCACCTCGAAGGACCGCGCAGGCACTGAACTGTTCATCGTCGAGGGTGACTCGGCGGGTGGCTCGGGCAAGGGCGCGCGCAACCGCAAAAATCAGGCGCTGTTGCCGCTCAAGGGTAAAATTCTGAACGTGCTGGGGGCCGCCTCGAACAAGATCGGCACCAACGCCGAAATCCGCGACCTTTGCGAGGCATTGGGCGTCGGCACCGGCACCAAGTTCAATCTGGATGACCTGCGCTATGACAAGATCATCATCATGACCGATGCGGATGTCGACGGGGCGCATATCGCCTCGCTTCTGATGACATTCTTCTTCACCCAGATGCGCCCGCTGATCGACGGTGGCCACCTGTATCTGGCCTGCCCGCCCCTGTTCCGCCTGACACAGGGCGCGCGCCGTGTCTATTGTCTGGACGAGGCAGAGCGCGACGAGTGGCTGGAAAAAGGTTTGGGCGGAAAAGGCAAAATCGACGTCAGTCGCTTTAAAGGTCTGGGCGAGATGGACGCAAAAGACCTGAAAGAAACCACCATGGACCCCGCGACCCGCAAGCTGATCCGCGTGACAATTGACGAGGACGAACCCGGCGAAACCGCCGCCTTGGTCGAGCAACTGATGGGCAAAAAACCCGAACTTCGTTTCCAATATATTCAGGAGAACGCGAAGTTCGTGGAGGAGTTGGATGTTTAGATATTAGTCGAAAAGTGATCGGGAATCGGAGGCGCTTGCTTGTTCGTCAAGACTACCGAGGATAGCCTTAAGTCCGCTTTCATCAATTGGTTCTGCAAGTTTCTGCCCCTCAAAACTTAGAACGCGCAATACAGTTGTACTCCGAACCTTTCCATCGACAACCAGCGTGGCAGCTTGAACTGTAAGAGTAGTGTTTTCTCCAAAACTGATTTCGCCTCGATGGAAACGATACCAGAACTCTTTGTCATCCACTGTGAACAGGACCACTTTGTCTGCTGAGTTCTTACCCTTCCACTTACGCGCCTTCTGATCTTCTTCTTCCAATTGAGGAGAGGTCACGGTGAAAGTATCCGTTGCAACACGCCAACGTTTGATATCCTCAGGCTCAGTTTTTGGTCGCCGCGGGCGAATAGCTCTTTCAGGAAAAGCATTCCTCGTTACAGGAGTCAGATCTCTCTCCTCAATTTCAATGGCCGAGATAGATTGATCGGATATTGCTTTTTCAAAAAGTTCTGCTTGAGAATCAATTAGTTCAAATTTGGCTTGATCCGACATTGGTAACTTCTCGAGCGTTCTGCGGGAGGCAACCAAAGCAGACGCCGACGCATCGGCAAGAACTCCCGATACTTGAGAACACATGATTTCCACAGCTTCCGCCTCGATCTCTTTGCGTTCTCTTTCACTGTTAGCAGCAGCCAGTTTCATTTTATAGTCTCTAGCAATTTCCGACACTAACTCAGAGGGGTACTTACCTGTGAGTTCTTTGGTTACGTCCTTTGCTAGATCCGTTTCCAACACCTGTACGATGGACCAAAGGAATCCATACGTGTAAGCAGCTCCTTTCACTACGACCTTCAGTATCTGACGGACGCTTCCAGCCTCGGGCGCGAAGACTACCAGCTCTAAGTCAAGCCGGTTATCGAATAGCTCTTGGTTAAGAGCGTTAAGAGTGCGCTGGGTTGCCTTGGCAGATGCTACAAACGCATCAACACTTACATAGTGCCTTGGTACGTCGAAGCGAATTTGAACTTGACTCAATAGAATTACCTCCAATTGGAGGCAACCTCTGATAGAGAAGCAAATTCGTCAAGCACCAATCCGCGTGTTACTGAACTCGCCACCCTGAGTACCCACCCAGGGTCGGGCGTGGCCCTCTGTTTGACATGACATGCAAGCGGAAGGGTGCGTGTTTAGGCTAAGCCACGCGCAGGTCACCCCTGCACGCTCTCCAAATACTCCGCCAGTCTTACCAGCGCAGCCGGCGTCGGCGTCATCACGCCCTTCTCATCCACCCAGACCTCCATCTCGCTTTCCAGAAGCGCGCCGAACTCGGGCATGGGGCCGCGTTGGGTGCCTTTGGCATAGCCGTCGATGGTCGACATGACATAGCGGGTCGGGAAGCTGCCGCCGTGTTTGGCGGTCAATGTGGTCAGGCCCGGGGCGCTGGGATAGATGCCGCCTTTGGCGTCATCACCATGGCAGGTCGCGCAGTTTTCCGCATAGATCTCGGCCCCGGTCAGTTCGGACACGTCCTGAACATCGGGCTTTGGGTTGGTGCGAAAGATGTCTTCGGGCTGACAAGCAGCGAGAAGGATCAGAAGAAGAGGTGCTGCGCGGTACATTTGGGAACCCTGTTGCCTTTCTAAAGGCTTGCTTTGGCGCGATTCTATCACGCCTGCGCCCACGTGCAACCCTAGGTCACTGTAAACCGAGATTACTGACCTGACCCTGCATGACCACATCCGTGTCGTCGCTGTCCGCCGACAGGGCCAAAGCGACCAGAGCCTCGGGGTTCGACCCGAAGGCGCGGCGGTAATCTGCCGCCAGATCGACGCTTTCGGAATGCGATCCGGTGCCAGAGGGGCGTAGCACGATGGTTTTGCCGCGCGACCCCAAATAGGGCGAGCCAAGCACGGCCCCGCGCGCGTGATCGCCACCCCAGACATAGACCAGCACGCGGCCCTCGGGATGGTTCAGAAGCTTGCGCAGGCTGCGGGTGCCTTGAAGACGTTCGGCCTCGGCCTTCGGCAGGAACGCGAAGTAGAGTGCAAGGTTGCGGTCATCGCCGCCCTTCTGGCGCAGATCCGTTGCCGGAACCGAACTGTCCACCGCCCAACGCCAACTGGCCCTGCGTGCGTCCCAATCCTTGGGGGCCAGTCGGTCATAGGTGATCGACACCGATCCATCCGCCGTCACGCCAATCGCGCCCTCGGACGCGGCGAATGTGACTTTCGAAAAGAAGGCAAACCAATGCGTGCGCCATGAATTGAAATTCACAGGACCTGCGGCGGCCATCGAGGCCGTCAGGATCAGGGCAAGGGTCGCGGTCAGGATACGCATTGGAAGCTCCGGCAGGACATTACTACGCCTGCCAGATTGCCGATCCCGCGCGGGCGTGCAATCGGGTCTCACGCGATTGTCAGAGGGTGCGAGCGGCTAGAGGATTTCGCCGCCTTCAAGACGCAAGGTGCGATCCATACGCGCGGCGAGCTCAAGGTTATGCGTTGCGATCAGCGCCGACAGACCGGTGTCACGCACCAGTTCCATCAACGCCGAAAAGACAGTTTCCGCAGTATCTGGGTCCAGGTTCCCTGTCGGCTCATCCGCCAAAAGCAGCGCTGGCCGGTTGGCAAGCGCGCGGCAGAAGGCGACGCGCTGTTGCTCGCCACCGGACAGTTCGGCGGGGCGGTGACTGGCGCGGGTGTCTACGCCGACGCGGGCCATCAGCTCCAACGCGTGATCGCGTGCGGCACGTTCGCCCACGCCATTCGCCAGTTGCGGCAGGACGATGTTTTCCAGCGCGGTAAATTCCGGAAGTAGGTGGTGGAACTGATAGACAAAGCCCACTTCGTTGCGCCGAGTGGCGGTGCGGCGACGGTCGGATTGGCCGTCCATCTTCTGCCCGTTGATCGACACCTCGCCCGCATCTGCCGCGTCCAGCAGCCCGGCGATATGCAGAAGCGTCGATTTGCCGGACCCCGAGGGCGCAACCAGCGCCACAACCTCGCCCTTGGCAATCGACAGGTTCGCGCCGCGCAGCACGCGGATTTCTCCGGGCGTGTCTTCATTATAGGTCTTGGTGATGCCCGAGAGGCTGAGAACCGTGTCACTCATAGCGCAGTGCCTCCACCGGGTTCATCCGCGCGGCTTTTCGCGCCGGGAACAGGGTCACAACAAAAGACAGGGTCAGCGACAGGCCAACAGCTGAAGCGACATCCCAGAACTCCAACTTTGCGGGCAGGTGATAGATGCCCCGGATCGACGGATCCCAGACGCCGCCGCCCGAGAAATAGTTCACCACCGCAAACACAGTGTCGATGTTCAGGGCAAACAGACAACCAAGGATCACGCCCGCGATTGTGCCGACAATTCCCGTCAGCGACCCGCACAGGAAGAACACCCGCAAAATGGACCCTTCCGTCAGCCCCATCGTGCGCAGAATACCGATGTCGCGCCCCTTGTTCTTCACCAGCATGATCAGGCCGGACGTGATGTTCATCGAGGCAATAAGCACCAGCACAGACAAGATGATGAACATGACGTTGTCCTCCATATCCAGTGCCCGCAGGAAGGCGCCCGACCGGTCGCGCCATGTCCAGACACCACTGGGGTCTTCGACGGCCTCCATGATCGGCAACAGCAATTCGTCGATGCCTTCCGGATCTTTGACCATCACTTCGATCTCGTCCGCCAGCCCTTCGCGGTTGAAGAAGCTCTGTGCCTCGGCGATGGGAAGATAGACGCGGGTGCGGTCAATGTCCCAGCGACCAGCGGTAAAGATATAGGTGACCTCATACGCATTCACGCGCGGGCTGGTACCGAAAGCGGTCTTCACCCCATTGGGCGAGATGATCTTGATCTTGTCGCCGATCCCAACATTCAGCTCAGCGGCAACACCCGACCCGATGGCAACGCCCCGCTCGAAGTCAGATAGCGCGCCCGCCGAGCTTTCCGGTTCAACAATGCGCGGAATGGTCAGGATGTCCTCATAGGCGATCCCGAAGACCTCGACCCCTGCATTATACTGGCCCCGGTTCGCCATGACCTGCCCCTTGACCAAAGGCGCAGCACGGACAACCCCCGGAACCGTCAAGATCCGGTCAGCCCAGACTTCATAGTTTGAAATGGTGCGATCCAACCCGCCATTCGCAGTGATCCGGCTTTGGGCATAGACCTCGACATGGGCATTGGCGCCCAGAATGGTGTCGACAAATTCGTCCCGAAATCCGGTACGCACAGCCAGCGTAATGATCAACGCAGCGACTGCCAGCGTGATCCCGATCAGGCTGATCCACGTCATCGTGCTGACGCCACCTTCGGCACGGCGCGCGCGCAGATACCGCCACGCGATCTGCCATTCAAAACGGGAAAACGGGGCTGTTCGCTTGGGCAACTGGGGCTCCTGACGGGGTAAGATTTGCGCCAAACTGGGGGTTCTGGCCCACAAGGTCAAGCACATGCCCCCAAGGTGGCCTGAAACTGCCACCCCACCCACAATCCGTTAACCTGTGGAGAAACAAAAGTTTTCTGTGGACAACTCGTTTAACAGGCAAAGTTTCACTTTACAGAGAGCAATGCGGGTGACACCATATCTAGTAAGGCAAGGCGCAAAGAACGCTGAACCTTGTACAGGCATCAAGCATTTGTAGCCATTAACGGTCGCTGCCACGAACCCGCCACAAATGCTGAAACCAAGGGGGGCATATCATGGCCGCAACCGAGCAGTACATCGAAAGCGAAGATCTTCACCCGATCGACATCGTCGAAACCATCGCGCAACACCACGCATGGGAATTTGACCGTGTCGCTGAAGACCAGATTGCCATGGCCGTCGAAGGTCAGTGGCGTACATACTCGATCACGTTGGCTTGGTCGCCATACGATGAAACCCTACGCCTGATCTGCACCTTCGAAATGGAGCCGCCCGAAGACAGCCTGCCGCGCATCTATGATGTCCTGAACCGCATCAATGACCAATGCTGGACTGGTGCCTTCACCTATTGGGAAGAGCAGCGCCTGATGGTCTGGCGTTACGGTCTGCCCCTGACTGGCGGACAGTTTGCGGGCCCCGAGCAGATCGACCGCCTGATCGCCTCGGCTGTGTCGGCTTCGGAACGCTACTATCCCGCGTTTCAGCTGGTCGCATGGACTGACCGCAGCGTCGAAGACGCCCTGCAGGTCGCCATCGCCGAGGCTTACGGCCGAGCCTAACCCCACCACTCACTATGCCAGCCGCGCCTACCGGCGCGGTTTCGGCTTGCGCCGACCGTGCTGCGCTCTAATCTCGCATCCAAGTAGGAAACGGGATGGGGCATCAACATGATGGATCAGGTAAAATCGCGCGGTCTGGTGCTGCTGGGCTGCGGCAAGATGGGATCGGCCATGCTGGAAGGCTGGCTGTCGGACGGACTGCCCACAAGCTCGGTCTGGGTAAACGACCCCTACCCGTCGGACTGGCTACAATCGCTGGACGGGCTGAACCTGAACACGCAGCTTCCCGAAAACCCCGCCATCGTTTTGATTGCCGTGAAACCGCAAATGATGGCCGAGGCACTGCCGTCCTTGAAAGCCCTTGGCAACGGAACAACCCTGTTCCTGTCGGTCGCCGCGGGGACGCCGATCTCCACCTATCAAGATATGCTGGGCGACCAGACCCCGATCATCCGCGCCATGCCCAACACCCCTGCCGCCATCGGGCGCGGAATCACCGCGATTTGCGGCAATGATCATGCATCTGCAGTCGACATGGATCTGGCCCAAGCGCTGCTGTCCGCAGTCGGGCAAGTCGTCCGTCTGGACGGAGAGCATCAGATGGACGCCGTCACAGCGGTCTCTGGCTCTGGCCCCGCCTATGTGTTCCATCTAATCGAGACGCTGGCCGCCGCAGGCGTCAAACAGGGCCTGTCCGAAGAGCTCTCCATGCAATTGGCAAAAGCCACCGTGGGCGGCGCTGGGGCTTTGGCGGAAGAAGCTGATGACGACCCCGCCCAACTGCGCATCAATGTCACCAGCCCGGGCGGCACCACCGCTGCGGCCCTATCTGTCCTAATGGACGAAAACATGGGCTTTCCCGACCTTCTAACCCGCGCGGTAAAAGCCGCCGCCGACCGTTCCAAGGAGCTTGCCAATGGCTGAGATCTCGTTTGATGACTTCATGAAAGTCGATATCCGCAAGGGCACCATTGTGCGCGCCGAACCCTTCCCCGAGGCCCGCAAGCCCGCCATCAAGCTGTGGGTCGATTTCGGGGACGAGATTGGTGAAAAGAAAAGCTCGGCCCAGATCACCGCGCATTACGACCCCGAAGCGTTGATCGGGAAAGAGGTCTTGGCCGTGGTGAACTTCCCGCCCCGCCAGATCGGCCCGATGCGCAGCGAGGTTCTGGTTCTGGGTCTGCCCGACCCGGACGGCGAAGTCGTGCTTCTGACCCCCGACAAATCCGTCCCCAACGGCGCGCGAATGTTCTGATGAAGCTTTTCATCTCGCGCCCTCTGCCCGATCCGGTTCTGACCCGCGCCCTCGACGCCTATGACACCACGGTGCGCGACATCACGACCCCGATGACGCGGGACGAGATGATTGCAGGCCTACAGGACTATGACATCGTCTTGCCGACATTGGGCGACCTCTATACGGCCGACATCTTCGCCGATGCGGGAAACATCCGCACCCGGCTGCTGGCGAATTTCGGCGTGGGCTACAACCATATCGACGTGGACGCGGCCAAAGCGCACGGCCTTCAGGTGACCAACACCCCCGGCGCCGTCACCGACGCCACCGCTGACACCGCCATGACGCTCATCCTGATGACCGCCCGGCGCGCAGGCGAAGGCGAACGGATGCTACGTAGCGGCGCGTGGGAAGGCTGGCACCCAACTCAGCTGCTGGGCATGCACGTGTCCGGCAAAACCGTCGGCATCATCGGTATGGGCCGCATTGGTCAGGCCATCGCCAAACGCTGTCATTTCGGTTTCGGCATGAACGTGGTGTTCTATAACCGCTCCCCCAAAACGCCGGACCTGCCCGCGCAGCAATTGGCCAGCATCGAGGACGTCGCCCATGTGGCAGACATCCTTGTCATCGCCGTTCCGGGTGGGGCCGATACGCGCCACCTGATCGACAAAAGCACGTTCGACGCGATGCAGCCCCATGCACTCCTGATCAACATTGCGCGCGGCGAGATCGTCAATGAGGCCGCCCTGATCGACGCCCTGGAAACGGGCCAGATCGCGGGCGCCGGTCTAGACGTCTACGAGTTCGAACCCAAAGTGCCCAAAGCCCTGACCGACCGCGAAGACGTGACGCTGCTGCCCCATCTGGGCACTGCAACGCTCGAAGTACGAACGGATATGGGCATGCTGGCGATGGACAATGTCGACGCTTACGCAAACGGAAAGACGCTGCCGACACCCGTCTGATCTCATAATCTTACTGGAAAACTCAGCCCCCGGTCGCCTCGCGCCAGTGGCGGCGGCACAGGGACACATAGGTCTCGTTCCCGCCGATCTGCACCTGATCGCCATCAGTCAAAGCGCGCCCCTGATCGTCTTGCCGTACGACCATCGTGGCCTTTTTTCCGCAGTGACAGATCGTGCGCACTTCGCGCATCTCGTCTGCAAGGGCCAACAGCGCGGCGGACCCCGGAAACAGATTGCCCTGAAAATCCACCCGCAGCCCATAACACATGACCGGCACTCTCAGATCATCCACGGCGCGGGCCAATTGCCAGACTTGCTCGCGGCTGAGAAACTGCGCTTCGTCAATGAACACACAGGCACAGGGGCCTTCTGCCTGCCGGCGCGCGATCTTGTCGAACAGATCCTCGCCCTCGGCGAATGTGTCTGCCTCCGTGCCGATCCCGATCCGGCTGCCAATTCGTGCCTCGCCTACGCGATTATCAAGCTGCGCGGTAATCAGATAGGTCTGCATCCCCCGCTCGTGATAGTTATAGCTGGCCTGAAGAAGCAGGGTCGATTTCCCCGCGTTCATGGTCGAATAGTGAAAATAGAGCTTTGCCATATCTCTGAATTACGCGCCCACGGGACACGGTTCAACCGTTCGTTTCACCTACAATCAGCCGTAGCAGTGAAACCTTACATGTTATCGTGGAGAGCATAGAAAAGGAGAAAGCGGACGCGAACACACACATGGTCAGAGGGCATAGCCCGGGGATGGAATTGACCGTTACAATCGTAAACCGACACATCCAGCTTTCTCTTGCAGGCGATTGGCCTGCATCCCGCAGCGCTAGCACTGCGGGTCTTTTCCTACCGACGCACGTGGCATCGGGCACTTGTCAAAACTCTCTTACTCGCAAACAGCAAAAGATAACTCGCTACACTT
The Aliiroseovarius pelagivivens DNA segment above includes these coding regions:
- a CDS encoding 2-hydroxyacid dehydrogenase, which codes for MKLFISRPLPDPVLTRALDAYDTTVRDITTPMTRDEMIAGLQDYDIVLPTLGDLYTADIFADAGNIRTRLLANFGVGYNHIDVDAAKAHGLQVTNTPGAVTDATADTAMTLILMTARRAGEGERMLRSGAWEGWHPTQLLGMHVSGKTVGIIGMGRIGQAIAKRCHFGFGMNVVFYNRSPKTPDLPAQQLASIEDVAHVADILVIAVPGGADTRHLIDKSTFDAMQPHALLINIARGEIVNEAALIDALETGQIAGAGLDVYEFEPKVPKALTDREDVTLLPHLGTATLEVRTDMGMLAMDNVDAYANGKTLPTPV
- a CDS encoding tRNA-binding protein, producing MAEISFDDFMKVDIRKGTIVRAEPFPEARKPAIKLWVDFGDEIGEKKSSAQITAHYDPEALIGKEVLAVVNFPPRQIGPMRSEVLVLGLPDPDGEVVLLTPDKSVPNGARMF
- a CDS encoding thymidine kinase, producing MAKLYFHYSTMNAGKSTLLLQASYNYHERGMQTYLITAQLDNRVGEARIGSRIGIGTEADTFAEGEDLFDKIARRQAEGPCACVFIDEAQFLSREQVWQLARAVDDLRVPVMCYGLRVDFQGNLFPGSAALLALADEMREVRTICHCGKKATMVVRQDDQGRALTDGDQVQIGGNETYVSLCRRHWREATGG
- a CDS encoding YbjN domain-containing protein, with the protein product MAATEQYIESEDLHPIDIVETIAQHHAWEFDRVAEDQIAMAVEGQWRTYSITLAWSPYDETLRLICTFEMEPPEDSLPRIYDVLNRINDQCWTGAFTYWEEQRLMVWRYGLPLTGGQFAGPEQIDRLIASAVSASERYYPAFQLVAWTDRSVEDALQVAIAEAYGRA
- the proC gene encoding pyrroline-5-carboxylate reductase, with the translated sequence MMDQVKSRGLVLLGCGKMGSAMLEGWLSDGLPTSSVWVNDPYPSDWLQSLDGLNLNTQLPENPAIVLIAVKPQMMAEALPSLKALGNGTTLFLSVAAGTPISTYQDMLGDQTPIIRAMPNTPAAIGRGITAICGNDHASAVDMDLAQALLSAVGQVVRLDGEHQMDAVTAVSGSGPAYVFHLIETLAAAGVKQGLSEELSMQLAKATVGGAGALAEEADDDPAQLRINVTSPGGTTAAALSVLMDENMGFPDLLTRAVKAAADRSKELANG